From Chelatococcus sp. YT9, a single genomic window includes:
- a CDS encoding Ppx/GppA phosphatase family protein, with protein MVVMDDAGADSIAVLARQGDAVEELPRQVRKPRRRGRRRRWRRSGVRTATYAALDLGTNNCRLLVAEPTYRGFRVVDAFSRIVRLGEGLARENQLGEPAITRAIEALKICRAKIDANGVVRARLIATEACRAAVNGGQFIERVERETGLTLEVVDRQTEAYLAVTGCANLADPDADAVIVFDIGGGSTEIIWLEGAGLSGRRETGERVRAWESMPTGVVTLAEQHGGADVTRESFEAMVSHVSGLVAGFAERAGIAASKRGFHLLGTSGTVTTIAGVHLALPRYDRRRVDGLWMADREVSNVIDHLLETGYEERMANPCIGSERADLVLAGCAILEAIRRAFPSERLRIADRGLREGILMTLMREDGVWRGGWD; from the coding sequence GTGGTGGTCATGGATGATGCGGGCGCCGACAGCATCGCTGTTCTGGCGCGACAGGGCGACGCTGTGGAGGAACTTCCTCGACAGGTCAGGAAGCCGCGTCGGCGCGGCCGCCGCCGGCGATGGCGCCGCAGCGGGGTGAGGACGGCTACCTACGCTGCACTCGATCTCGGAACCAACAATTGCCGGCTGCTGGTTGCCGAACCGACCTACAGGGGCTTTCGGGTGGTCGATGCGTTCTCACGCATCGTACGCCTCGGGGAGGGCTTGGCGCGCGAGAACCAGCTCGGCGAGCCGGCGATCACGCGTGCCATCGAAGCTCTGAAGATTTGCCGCGCTAAGATCGACGCCAACGGCGTGGTCCGTGCGCGCCTCATTGCGACGGAGGCCTGCCGCGCGGCGGTAAATGGCGGGCAATTCATCGAGCGGGTTGAGCGCGAGACCGGTCTCACCTTGGAAGTGGTCGACCGGCAGACGGAGGCGTATCTCGCCGTAACAGGCTGCGCCAATCTGGCCGACCCCGATGCTGACGCTGTTATCGTCTTCGACATCGGAGGCGGTTCCACGGAGATCATTTGGCTCGAGGGCGCGGGCCTGTCCGGTCGAAGAGAGACGGGCGAGCGCGTACGCGCCTGGGAATCCATGCCCACCGGCGTTGTGACGCTTGCGGAGCAGCATGGCGGAGCGGACGTCACGCGCGAGTCCTTTGAAGCCATGGTATCCCACGTCTCGGGCCTTGTCGCTGGTTTCGCCGAGCGGGCCGGCATTGCAGCCTCTAAACGCGGCTTTCATCTTCTCGGGACATCCGGAACCGTGACGACGATAGCGGGTGTCCATCTTGCCTTGCCGCGCTACGATCGCCGGCGGGTCGACGGGTTGTGGATGGCTGACCGCGAGGTCTCGAATGTCATCGATCACCTGCTCGAGACCGGTTACGAGGAGCGCATGGCCAACCCTTGCATCGGCAGCGAGCGGGCGGATCTGGTGTTGGCAGGCTGCGCCATCCTTGAGGCAATTCGTCGTGCCTTTCCCAGCGAGCGCCTCCGGATCGCCGACAGGGGCTTGCGCGAGGGTATCCTCATGACGCTTATGCGCGAGGATGGCGTTTGGCGTGGTGGATGGGACTGA
- the guaB gene encoding IMP dehydrogenase → MPVIHDSPFREALTFDDVLLQPGHSEVMPGEVDVRTQLTRTISINLPVMASAMDTVTEARMAIAMAQNGGLGVIHRNLTPEQQADEVRLVKKFESGMIVNPVTINPNATLADAFALMKQHGISGIPVVEEGPNGQRGKLVGILTNRDVRFATNPQQPVAELMTKDKLITVREGVSQDEAKRLLHQFRIEKLLVVDDHYRCIGLITVKDMEKQIAYPHAAKDEQGRLRVAAATTTGDDGFRRAELLIDAGCDLIVVDTAHGHSQRVLDAVTKVKKLSNSVQVIAGNIATASGAKALIDAGADAIKVGIGPGSICTTRIVAGVGVPQLTAIMDAVSAASVQNVPVIADGGIKFSGDFAKALAAGAHCCMVGSLLAGTDEAPGEVFLWQGRSYKAYRGMGSVGAMARGSADRYFQQDIKDTLKLVPEGIEGQVPYKGSVASVLHQLVGGLRAAMGYVGARNLEQLRANAEFVRISGAGLRESHVHDVTITRESPNYRTRD, encoded by the coding sequence ATGCCGGTCATCCATGACAGTCCGTTCCGCGAGGCTTTGACGTTCGACGACGTGCTCCTGCAGCCCGGTCATTCCGAGGTCATGCCGGGTGAGGTCGACGTCCGCACACAGCTGACGCGCACTATCAGCATCAATTTGCCCGTCATGGCCTCCGCCATGGATACGGTGACAGAGGCTCGCATGGCGATCGCCATGGCGCAGAACGGCGGCCTCGGAGTCATTCACCGCAATTTGACCCCAGAGCAGCAGGCCGACGAAGTCCGCCTCGTGAAGAAGTTCGAATCGGGCATGATCGTCAATCCGGTGACAATCAACCCGAATGCGACCCTGGCCGATGCCTTCGCGCTGATGAAGCAGCACGGCATTTCGGGCATCCCCGTGGTCGAGGAAGGCCCTAACGGGCAGCGCGGCAAGCTGGTCGGCATCCTAACGAACCGCGACGTGCGCTTCGCGACGAACCCGCAGCAGCCCGTTGCAGAGCTGATGACGAAGGACAAGCTCATCACCGTCCGTGAGGGGGTGAGCCAGGACGAAGCCAAGCGCCTGCTGCACCAGTTTCGCATCGAGAAGCTGCTCGTTGTCGATGACCACTATCGCTGCATCGGGCTCATCACCGTCAAGGACATGGAGAAGCAGATCGCTTATCCCCATGCGGCCAAGGATGAGCAGGGACGCCTGCGCGTCGCGGCTGCGACCACGACGGGTGATGACGGCTTCCGTCGGGCCGAGCTCCTGATCGACGCCGGTTGCGACCTCATCGTGGTCGATACAGCCCACGGCCACTCCCAACGCGTGTTGGACGCGGTGACGAAGGTCAAGAAGCTGTCGAACTCCGTGCAGGTAATCGCCGGCAATATCGCGACGGCAAGCGGCGCAAAGGCGCTCATTGATGCGGGCGCCGACGCCATCAAGGTCGGCATCGGCCCGGGATCCATCTGCACCACGCGCATCGTCGCCGGTGTCGGCGTGCCCCAGCTCACCGCCATCATGGACGCGGTCTCGGCGGCATCGGTGCAGAACGTGCCGGTGATCGCGGACGGCGGCATCAAGTTCTCCGGCGATTTCGCCAAGGCGCTAGCAGCCGGCGCGCATTGCTGCATGGTGGGCTCACTGCTCGCCGGCACGGATGAAGCGCCCGGCGAGGTGTTCCTGTGGCAGGGCCGTTCCTACAAGGCCTACCGCGGCATGGGCTCGGTCGGGGCGATGGCGCGGGGCTCCGCGGATCGCTACTTCCAGCAGGATATCAAGGATACGCTGAAGCTTGTGCCGGAAGGCATCGAGGGTCAGGTGCCTTACAAGGGCAGCGTGGCCAGCGTGCTCCACCAGCTCGTGGGCGGGCTCCGCGCCGCGATGGGCTATGTGGGCGCTCGCAATCTCGAGCAACTGCGCGCGAATGCCGAATTCGTCCGCATCAGCGGTGCCGGCCTGCGCGAGAGCCACGTCCATGACGTGACGATCACCCGTGAGAGCCCGAACTATCGGACCAGGGACTGA
- a CDS encoding DHA2 family efflux MFS transporter permease subunit: MARPMLVPLIVACALFMENTDSTVIATSLPAIALDLGEDPIALKLALTSYLVSLAVFIPISGWMADRFGAKTIFRLAMAVFMLGSIGCAFSHSLETFVLARFFQGMGGAMMVPVGRLVLLRSVPRNQMVQALAYLSIPAMLGPVFGPPLGGFITTYFHWQWIFFINIPIGIAGILLATVFFENIREEDVPPLDVTGALLSAVGLSLVMFGLATGGRHLVSPFISAGATIIGALAIGSYVWHAKRTPHPVLDFALLSIPTFRIGVIAGFLFRIGIGAIPFLLPLMLQIGFGLDPLHSGLITFASAVGALFMKTLAAQILRRYGFRRVMTVNAVVGSAFLIVQGFFTADMPYLLMLGLLLVGGCFRSLQFTGLNALMFSDVSKRSMSLATSFSSVAQQLSLSCGVAMGAFVLEMVSSRHPATGIVAADFWPAFLSVALISASSVFVLLRLSPHAGAEVSGHVDPRKATAGSIEEQRQPAE; the protein is encoded by the coding sequence ATGGCCCGTCCGATGCTCGTCCCCCTCATCGTCGCCTGTGCGCTCTTCATGGAGAACACGGACTCGACGGTCATCGCTACCTCGCTGCCGGCGATCGCCTTAGATCTCGGTGAGGACCCGATCGCGCTCAAGCTCGCCCTCACCTCCTATCTCGTCAGCCTCGCCGTGTTCATTCCGATCAGCGGATGGATGGCGGACCGTTTCGGCGCCAAGACGATCTTTCGCCTCGCCATGGCGGTCTTCATGCTGGGATCGATCGGCTGCGCCTTCTCCCATTCGCTGGAGACATTCGTCCTCGCGCGCTTCTTCCAGGGCATGGGCGGGGCAATGATGGTGCCGGTCGGCCGGCTCGTGCTGCTGCGCAGCGTGCCGCGCAACCAGATGGTTCAGGCGCTCGCCTATCTGTCAATTCCGGCGATGCTCGGGCCCGTGTTCGGGCCGCCGCTCGGCGGCTTCATTACCACCTATTTCCACTGGCAGTGGATCTTCTTCATCAACATCCCCATCGGGATCGCCGGCATCTTGCTTGCGACAGTGTTCTTCGAAAACATCCGCGAGGAGGATGTGCCGCCGCTCGATGTAACGGGTGCCCTTCTCTCGGCGGTCGGGCTGTCCCTCGTGATGTTCGGCCTCGCCACCGGCGGGCGTCACCTGGTGTCCCCCTTCATTTCAGCGGGAGCCACGATCATCGGCGCGCTCGCTATCGGGAGCTATGTCTGGCATGCGAAGCGCACGCCTCATCCGGTCCTCGACTTCGCGCTTCTCAGCATTCCGACCTTCCGCATCGGCGTGATCGCAGGCTTCCTGTTCCGCATCGGTATCGGTGCCATTCCATTCCTCCTGCCGCTCATGTTGCAGATCGGCTTCGGGCTAGACCCGCTTCATTCCGGCCTGATCACCTTCGCCTCGGCGGTCGGCGCTCTCTTCATGAAGACGCTCGCGGCCCAGATCCTCAGGCGCTACGGCTTCCGCCGTGTCATGACGGTGAACGCTGTCGTGGGCTCCGCATTTCTCATCGTTCAGGGCTTCTTCACCGCCGACATGCCCTATCTGCTGATGCTCGGCTTGCTGCTCGTTGGCGGCTGTTTCCGCTCCCTGCAGTTCACCGGCCTCAATGCGCTGATGTTTTCGGATGTCTCCAAACGCAGCATGAGCTTGGCGACGAGCTTCTCAAGCGTTGCACAGCAGCTCTCGCTGAGCTGCGGCGTGGCGATGGGCGCCTTCGTGCTGGAGATGGTCAGCAGCCGCCACCCTGCGACGGGTATTGTCGCAGCCGATTTCTGGCCGGCTTTCCTGAGCGTCGCGCTGATTTCGGCGAGTTCCGTGTTCGTGTTGCTCCGCCTCAGCCCCCATGCCGGTGCCGAGGTCTCGGGCCATGTGGATCCGCGCAAGGCGACAGCAGGCAGCATCGAGGAACAACGCCAACCGGCGGAATAA
- a CDS encoding RlmE family RNA methyltransferase: MKSKGSGDAPRALKVRVKTAGKRSLASQKWLARQLNDPYVARAKREGYRSRAAFKLIEMDDKFHFLKRGQRIVDLGAAPGGWSQVAAAKVGIKGDGEGPGRVVGIDLLPIDPLPGVDFIELDFLADEAPDRLIALLGGPADVVMSDMAANATGHKKTDHLKIMGLAETAADFARQILAPGGVFVAKVLQGGTENALLADLKRDFRDVRHVKPAASRSDSSELYVLAMGFRGRGASDGEVAESP, translated from the coding sequence ATGAAGTCGAAGGGTTCAGGCGATGCGCCCCGCGCGCTCAAGGTGCGCGTCAAGACTGCAGGCAAGCGGTCTCTCGCCTCCCAGAAATGGCTCGCTCGCCAATTGAACGACCCCTATGTCGCGCGCGCGAAGCGCGAAGGTTATCGCTCGCGTGCCGCCTTCAAGCTCATCGAGATGGACGACAAGTTCCATTTCCTCAAGCGCGGCCAGCGCATCGTTGACCTCGGCGCCGCGCCCGGTGGCTGGTCCCAGGTCGCGGCGGCGAAAGTCGGGATCAAGGGAGACGGGGAAGGGCCGGGACGTGTCGTCGGCATCGATCTCCTGCCCATTGATCCGCTGCCGGGCGTCGACTTTATCGAGCTCGACTTTCTGGCCGACGAAGCACCTGACCGCCTGATCGCCCTGCTCGGGGGACCGGCGGATGTTGTCATGTCGGATATGGCTGCCAACGCCACGGGTCACAAGAAAACCGACCATCTGAAGATCATGGGTCTCGCCGAGACCGCCGCCGATTTCGCGCGTCAGATTCTGGCGCCCGGGGGCGTCTTTGTTGCGAAAGTCTTGCAAGGCGGCACCGAGAACGCCCTCCTGGCGGACCTTAAACGTGATTTCCGGGACGTGCGCCACGTCAAGCCAGCGGCGAGCCGCTCCGATTCTTCGGAGCTTTATGTACTCGCCATGGGCTTCAGGGGCCGCGGCGCGTCCGATGGTGAGGTTGCGGAGAGCCCCTAG
- a CDS encoding outer membrane beta-barrel protein, translating into MHVSYFMAGLALVGVIGVTTNASAADFSTPRPSPPAPIPPAFTWTGPYAGVNAGYAMGRLRTKVGWAGRQDAIAADPAFITGLGAARRSRGSFTGGAQVGYNYQMGSVVLGVEADFNALKMKRSALATARLVDEGTGETVDAALRSSQSLHWLATLRPRIGWAAFDRFMVYGTGGLAVARASQRSQGFLSVTGASVAPVVDPTIDPAAAEPAAVAPAPTAGLFGTVGKSGSGYRYGWALGAGAEYAVTDDISVKGEFLHVQMKGRNVAAAPLDSATAGVAFGARNSSAVQMFRAGLNYRF; encoded by the coding sequence ATGCACGTAAGCTATTTCATGGCAGGACTGGCCCTCGTCGGCGTAATTGGAGTCACGACCAATGCGTCCGCGGCGGATTTTTCGACCCCCCGTCCCTCACCTCCTGCGCCCATTCCGCCTGCCTTCACATGGACCGGTCCCTATGCCGGCGTGAACGCGGGCTATGCCATGGGCCGTCTTCGGACGAAGGTCGGGTGGGCCGGCCGGCAGGACGCCATTGCCGCTGATCCTGCATTCATAACCGGGCTCGGCGCGGCACGACGGTCGCGCGGCAGCTTCACCGGTGGCGCGCAAGTCGGCTACAACTACCAGATGGGTTCAGTCGTGCTCGGCGTCGAGGCGGATTTCAACGCGCTCAAGATGAAGCGCAGTGCCTTGGCCACCGCTCGCCTCGTCGATGAAGGAACCGGAGAGACCGTCGATGCAGCGCTGCGCAGCAGCCAGTCCCTGCATTGGCTGGCAACGCTGCGCCCACGCATTGGATGGGCCGCCTTTGACCGTTTCATGGTCTACGGCACCGGCGGCCTCGCTGTGGCACGGGCAAGCCAGCGTTCGCAGGGTTTTCTTTCCGTCACGGGCGCGAGCGTGGCGCCGGTCGTTGATCCGACCATCGATCCAGCCGCAGCCGAGCCTGCCGCCGTCGCGCCTGCACCCACCGCCGGTCTCTTCGGCACAGTGGGAAAAAGCGGGTCGGGATACCGTTACGGCTGGGCTCTCGGCGCTGGCGCCGAATACGCCGTCACGGACGATATCTCCGTGAAGGGCGAGTTCCTGCATGTGCAGATGAAGGGACGCAACGTCGCCGCAGCCCCCCTTGATTCCGCGACCGCGGGTGTCGCTTTCGGCGCCCGCAATTCGTCCGCAGTCCAAATGTTTCGCGCCGGGCTGAACTACCGGTTCTGA